A window of Vidua chalybeata isolate OUT-0048 chromosome 27, bVidCha1 merged haplotype, whole genome shotgun sequence contains these coding sequences:
- the TM6SF2 gene encoding transmembrane 6 superfamily member 2 isoform X1 translates to MQLPAGPAALAAPLLALPVAFGVSAVTSLDSPPALALALTLLLLGLVSLLILTGSIGLVQDPLFCVFVVFSFVSAVDLLIALEEDGIISGITELYVREGDPHLRTAHGLLTCYWDGTVHYGLSLAMAGAAGLRKSYRGLGLFWLGSLLMSAVVFLLGNLIGKYSPELSPSFLLNLPYLLLLTWAGLRLFQQPRALPSLSPEKIAEEQRKPLYRRPQDLLLILILILTAAFTFFRGMVVLDCPADSCFDYTYLHEPYLRDPVGYPKVQMLIYLFYLLPFLLLAIYGLALPGCSWLPDWSLVFAGGVAQAQFAHLGSSLHSRTPFPYQTPEEVLWSFLLSNALYALGPQLLALRCLRSPAFFLRPAAPGPARAKKYQ, encoded by the exons atgCAGCTCCCGGCGGGCCCGGCCGCCCTGGCCGCCCCCCTGCTCGCCCTCCCGGTGGCCTTCGGTGTCAGCGCTGTCACCTCCCTGGA cagccccccGGCGCTGGCCCTGGCCCTGACCCTGCTGCTCCTCGGCCTCGtctccctcctcatcctcaccgGCAGCATCGGCCTCGTCCAGGACCCCCTGTTCTGCG TGTTCGTGGTGTTCTCCTTCGTGTCGGCCGTGGATTTGCTGATCGCGCTGGAGGAGGACGGGATCATCTCGGGCATCACGGAGCTCTACGTGCGGgag gGCGATCCCCACCTGCGCACGGCTCACGGGCTCCTCACCTGCTACTGGGACGGCACCGTGCACTACGGGCTGAGCCTGGCCAtggccggggccgcggggctcAG gaAGAGCTACCGGGGGCTGGGTCTCTTCTGGCTGGGCTCGCTGCTGATGAGCGCCGTGGTTTTCCTGCTGGGCAACCTGATCG GGAAATACAGCCCCGAGCTGAGCCCGTCCTTCCTCCTCAACCTGCCctacctcctcctcctcacctgggCCGGCCTCCGGCTCTTCCAGCAGCCCCGGGCGCTGCCGAGCCTCAGCCCCGAGAAG ATCGCAGAGGAGCAGCGCAAACCCCTCTACCGGCGGCCCCAGGacctgctcctcatcctcatcctcatcctcaccgCGGCCTTCACCTTCTTCAGGGGGATG GTGGTCCTGGACTGCCCGGCCGACTCCTGCTTTGACTACACCTACCTGCACGAGCCCTACCTGCGCGACCCCGTGGGTTACCCCAAAGTGCAg ATGCTGATCTACCTGTTCTAcctgctgcccttcctcctcctcgccATCTACGGGCTGGCCTTGCccggctgctcctggctgcccGACTGGAGCCTGGTGTTCGCCGGCGGCGTGGCGCAG GCTCAGTTCGCCCACCTGGGCTCCTCGCTGCACTCCCGCACGCCGTTCCCGTACCAGACCCCCGAGGAGGTGCTCTGGAGTTTCCTGCTCTCCAACGCGCTCTACGCGCTGGGCCCGCAGCTCCTGGCGCTGCGCTGCCTGCGCTCCCCGGCCTTCTTCCTCcggcccgccgcccccggcccggcccgcgccaAAAAGTACCAGTGA
- the TM6SF2 gene encoding transmembrane 6 superfamily member 2 isoform X2, which produces MQLPAGPAALAAPLLALPVAFGVSAVTSLDPPALALALTLLLLGLVSLLILTGSIGLVQDPLFCVFVVFSFVSAVDLLIALEEDGIISGITELYVREGDPHLRTAHGLLTCYWDGTVHYGLSLAMAGAAGLRKSYRGLGLFWLGSLLMSAVVFLLGNLIGKYSPELSPSFLLNLPYLLLLTWAGLRLFQQPRALPSLSPEKIAEEQRKPLYRRPQDLLLILILILTAAFTFFRGMVVLDCPADSCFDYTYLHEPYLRDPVGYPKVQMLIYLFYLLPFLLLAIYGLALPGCSWLPDWSLVFAGGVAQAQFAHLGSSLHSRTPFPYQTPEEVLWSFLLSNALYALGPQLLALRCLRSPAFFLRPAAPGPARAKKYQ; this is translated from the exons atgCAGCTCCCGGCGGGCCCGGCCGCCCTGGCCGCCCCCCTGCTCGCCCTCCCGGTGGCCTTCGGTGTCAGCGCTGTCACCTCCCTGGA ccccccGGCGCTGGCCCTGGCCCTGACCCTGCTGCTCCTCGGCCTCGtctccctcctcatcctcaccgGCAGCATCGGCCTCGTCCAGGACCCCCTGTTCTGCG TGTTCGTGGTGTTCTCCTTCGTGTCGGCCGTGGATTTGCTGATCGCGCTGGAGGAGGACGGGATCATCTCGGGCATCACGGAGCTCTACGTGCGGgag gGCGATCCCCACCTGCGCACGGCTCACGGGCTCCTCACCTGCTACTGGGACGGCACCGTGCACTACGGGCTGAGCCTGGCCAtggccggggccgcggggctcAG gaAGAGCTACCGGGGGCTGGGTCTCTTCTGGCTGGGCTCGCTGCTGATGAGCGCCGTGGTTTTCCTGCTGGGCAACCTGATCG GGAAATACAGCCCCGAGCTGAGCCCGTCCTTCCTCCTCAACCTGCCctacctcctcctcctcacctgggCCGGCCTCCGGCTCTTCCAGCAGCCCCGGGCGCTGCCGAGCCTCAGCCCCGAGAAG ATCGCAGAGGAGCAGCGCAAACCCCTCTACCGGCGGCCCCAGGacctgctcctcatcctcatcctcatcctcaccgCGGCCTTCACCTTCTTCAGGGGGATG GTGGTCCTGGACTGCCCGGCCGACTCCTGCTTTGACTACACCTACCTGCACGAGCCCTACCTGCGCGACCCCGTGGGTTACCCCAAAGTGCAg ATGCTGATCTACCTGTTCTAcctgctgcccttcctcctcctcgccATCTACGGGCTGGCCTTGCccggctgctcctggctgcccGACTGGAGCCTGGTGTTCGCCGGCGGCGTGGCGCAG GCTCAGTTCGCCCACCTGGGCTCCTCGCTGCACTCCCGCACGCCGTTCCCGTACCAGACCCCCGAGGAGGTGCTCTGGAGTTTCCTGCTCTCCAACGCGCTCTACGCGCTGGGCCCGCAGCTCCTGGCGCTGCGCTGCCTGCGCTCCCCGGCCTTCTTCCTCcggcccgccgcccccggcccggcccgcgccaAAAAGTACCAGTGA
- the TM6SF2 gene encoding transmembrane 6 superfamily member 2 isoform X3 has product MFVVFSFVSAVDLLIALEEDGIISGITELYVREGDPHLRTAHGLLTCYWDGTVHYGLSLAMAGAAGLRKSYRGLGLFWLGSLLMSAVVFLLGNLIGKYSPELSPSFLLNLPYLLLLTWAGLRLFQQPRALPSLSPEKIAEEQRKPLYRRPQDLLLILILILTAAFTFFRGMVVLDCPADSCFDYTYLHEPYLRDPVGYPKVQMLIYLFYLLPFLLLAIYGLALPGCSWLPDWSLVFAGGVAQAQFAHLGSSLHSRTPFPYQTPEEVLWSFLLSNALYALGPQLLALRCLRSPAFFLRPAAPGPARAKKYQ; this is encoded by the exons A TGTTCGTGGTGTTCTCCTTCGTGTCGGCCGTGGATTTGCTGATCGCGCTGGAGGAGGACGGGATCATCTCGGGCATCACGGAGCTCTACGTGCGGgag gGCGATCCCCACCTGCGCACGGCTCACGGGCTCCTCACCTGCTACTGGGACGGCACCGTGCACTACGGGCTGAGCCTGGCCAtggccggggccgcggggctcAG gaAGAGCTACCGGGGGCTGGGTCTCTTCTGGCTGGGCTCGCTGCTGATGAGCGCCGTGGTTTTCCTGCTGGGCAACCTGATCG GGAAATACAGCCCCGAGCTGAGCCCGTCCTTCCTCCTCAACCTGCCctacctcctcctcctcacctgggCCGGCCTCCGGCTCTTCCAGCAGCCCCGGGCGCTGCCGAGCCTCAGCCCCGAGAAG ATCGCAGAGGAGCAGCGCAAACCCCTCTACCGGCGGCCCCAGGacctgctcctcatcctcatcctcatcctcaccgCGGCCTTCACCTTCTTCAGGGGGATG GTGGTCCTGGACTGCCCGGCCGACTCCTGCTTTGACTACACCTACCTGCACGAGCCCTACCTGCGCGACCCCGTGGGTTACCCCAAAGTGCAg ATGCTGATCTACCTGTTCTAcctgctgcccttcctcctcctcgccATCTACGGGCTGGCCTTGCccggctgctcctggctgcccGACTGGAGCCTGGTGTTCGCCGGCGGCGTGGCGCAG GCTCAGTTCGCCCACCTGGGCTCCTCGCTGCACTCCCGCACGCCGTTCCCGTACCAGACCCCCGAGGAGGTGCTCTGGAGTTTCCTGCTCTCCAACGCGCTCTACGCGCTGGGCCCGCAGCTCCTGGCGCTGCGCTGCCTGCGCTCCCCGGCCTTCTTCCTCcggcccgccgcccccggcccggcccgcgccaAAAAGTACCAGTGA